The DNA window GGAATTTTCCAACCACTTTTTCTATCCAGTTCTTGTGATTAgtgtgctgtttttaaaaaaaaaaaagtctccagatTTCATTCCCACATTCTTGTAAATATCTTCATTAGGACCTTCAAGAAAGAAAGTTGTGAGCTAGTTGCAGGAAAGTAACAATTTTAACTTGATGTAGTTAATTTGGAGTCTTCAAAATAACTCAGACCCAGTCCTTAATGGCCGATGATACTACTACTGGGAACAGAAAGATCACACAGTACAGGGTGACTGAATTACTCAGTAAGGTGGTACAGACAAATATGAAGTCCTTGGCACAAAACAGGTAAGAATCTATGAATATTCCTGAGCTGAAGCTACAGATTTTACAGTCCAAATCCTCAGATGGGCCCCTAACTTTAACACCTCCATTGGATAGGGCATCTGTGGGGAACATGTAATCTCTGGATCCAAACAGCAGGAACCCCTATTAAAACTAAAGAGCCAGGGCCATTAGTTAGAGGCAATAGCAGACTCGAAAGTCTGGTCTGGCCACTAGAGCAGGACAGTAATCTATTGCAGAAGCTTGAATAGCTGCTTTGATTCCAATATTTGGGGCCTGGAATAATTTAAGTTAGACATATCATCTTTGGCAGTATTTCATAACATAATCCAGTTGAAGAGGATAGCTGATTTGTATGATAGTGCAGGACTCCTAAAGCATTAGAAATCCACAGCCTCTCAGTTAAGAACTATTTCTGATATACCATAGCTCACCAAGATTTCATGTTATATAGCTCCTTAGTAAGAGGCAGGCAAATTAAGCCAGATGCCTACCGTTTACAGCAACAGAAGATAGACACAGGACTCTCCTCTTCTAATTTGTATCTGCCTGAGTTTGGTAGGTCTTTACACTGCGATATAAAGTCATGGAGTTCCGTCTCTGGAAAGCCGTCTTGCTGGTAATGCTGAAGATTAGTCACAATACAAAGCTGAATTGTTGTATATAGTCTTGCTAAGATTTAAATCCTTCCCCTCAACACACAATTGTGTAAAAACTGGATTTAGAAGACTGGACATTCTGAAGTGCAGTAGACACTGTACAGAAATATTCTGATAGATTTTAATCCTTTAAAGTGAAAGTTGGGGATAGGAAGGCAGATTGGTTTTGTCAAAACTAGGGCAAGGTGGGAAGAGAATCTGTTAAACAATTCTCATTAATATTTTAGTCACTCTTCCTTAAGTTAGTGATCAAAGATGTCTCGAAACTAACATTTTAGGAGAGAAAGTTCTAAATTTGTACATGAATTTAGAGcatattacctcatctacctcAGTGCCTTGCAATACATTGTAAAGTCTGGATGCACAATAACCAAACCATTATGCTTGTTCCCTAGCCAGTGAGATCAACTAGCAATACTGTAGCTGCTGAAAGTTAGCGCTTCCAGTAGAAAAGTTTCTGTAAATTTTTATTCATATTTCAACTTTAATTACCAGATAGGTACATGTACTGGCAACAGCACTGAATTCTGTGGGTTTTGTATTAATATCACAATTGAACATGCAAACCATTCTtgcatttttcttctgaaatAGAGAAGAAAAAAGACCATGCCTACCTTAATTGTTTCATATGTATCTGTGATCAGTGCAATGAAGAGACTTAGCACCATATAGATGAACAGGCTGATGAAGGAGTAGAGGTAAAGCCGACTAAATAACCAAACCAAGTAACTTTTCTGCTGCATTTTTGCAAATGTGGCAAACATGTCATCTCCATTTATCAGTGAGAAAAGGCATTCTGAAACCATGTTCAGAGACCGGAACTAGAGGAGAAggggaaaccaaaccaaacaaacatttAGTACCGAGTTACTGTTTGcttcagtcttgattttaaaataagtgAAGAGCTGTTGAATGTTGATGCCTCAGCTGTCCTAGACTCTTTACAAGAAGCATGAGGCACTGTACCCAATCAATCCTGTAACCCAGTCAACTCTTCCTTGTTTAGAGACCTGTAGAGCAAAAGGTAGCTACAGGCAGGTCCTGGCATAGCAGGGAGAGAATACAGGATATAGCATTGCAAACAGATACGACAACATGCACTGGTAGAATATCTCTAGATAGATGTTTAGTTGTCTTCAACACAGATTCAGATTGGTTCAGCTGTGAACTAATAGCAAGACATGCTGACTTTGGTGCCTTAGTTCTTAtccctttaagaaaaaaaatctgaaaaatttgAAAATGGAAGTTAGTCTTGCACAAGACCAAGTTATTTCTCAAAACATTGCATAGACAGCCCCAGCTTGTGATTAGGAATCAGTCTGGCCATACTTCTGACTCAGGACTCATAATAGTGAAGAGAAAAGTGATCAAGACAACATTGTACTTGGTCAACCTTCAAAACTATGATAAGTAAGGCTTTACATTCTTAAAGACTTTCATCTTAGAGAAAGCCTTGAAATTGTGATGCTTAGCGGTAATTTATAATTTAGAAACTTATTTGGAATTAATTCTATTCATTCAGTTTAATAAGTGGCTTTCAAATTTTTTGTATTCATGATACCTTTCTCACACACTGAGTAtgaccccccccaataaattaaaagtGGGGGGGCAATTTGTTGGGGGCTTGGGTTGTCAGCCCCACAGAGCTGCCAGCTTGCAACCCCCATGTAATCACATTGCAACCCCAAGCGATCACAACCTccggtttgagaacccctggtttaattCGTTCAGTTTAAAGACCTTAAATATTACATTACCTTAACATGATATGGCCCCAGCACAATCCATCCACAGAAACAATAGCCCAGATAGATCATAACAGCACAACAGCAGAATCTAATGACATTGGGCAATGCTGACCGTAGTGTCAGAATAAGCAGCTGCAGAAACCAATATTAATAGTTAGAATCCTGCCAGATATTTGTTACAGTTGTGTGGtaacaacaaataaaataaataccaaCAGCATGGAGATCCCAGGAGatccttacattatacttctgaAAGAAACCTAGGTATCGAATAACTCCAAGCCACACAAGCATGGTGGAAGTTCCTAGGAGGATACTACAGACATCATAACTTGTCAGACTCTGTATATATAAAACGAACAGGAAAGAACAAAGTGTTAAAACCATACAGTGGACTAGAAGTCTCCCTTTTTGTGCTAGCCTATGATTTAGTCATTGCTACAACAATTTGCCAAGAAACACTTAATTTTCCTTGAAAGCCTCTATCTCCCATTCCAATACTGACCAAAACCAATTCTGTTTAGTGGGCAAAACTCTGCTAGATTATATAGATGCAAGCAAGAAATGagaaagtatttaaataaatgtagtGCATCTCACATGTGACTAATAGACAATATAGCCATCATGTCCAAGAAATGTATTTTCCTGCCTAAGCAAAATAGATCTTTATGTAAGAGGAAGAATCAGGTCTAACCAACAAGTAGCTCAGACAAGTGCCACAGTTCTAGGAAGTTACCAAGGAGAAAGATACTTCAGTTTTTAGAAGCTAAATGATCACAGAACTAGATTTCATTTGTGTTCCACTGGTTTTCCATTCTGTCAGCACCTACGCACATTGGTCTACTTTCATCCAACTTAATACATTCATCAGCCTGTTTTTAACTGCAGTTCTATTTTGAAAGGCAACAATGCAAAAATATGGGGGACAGCtcgctcagtggtttaagcattggcctgctaaacccagggttgtgagttcaatccttgagggggccatttagggatctgaggcaaaaatctgtctgtgaatcggtcctgcgttgagcagggggttggactagatgacctcctaaggtcccttccaaccctgatattctatgtttaaGCATCAGATCTGAGTAAGAACACAACAGCTCACTTTAGTGACAGAaggttttcaagtttttttttttttttttttttttaaagatattcctGTTAAACCTGCAGAACCAGTAGGGCAAACAGTTGGGTGGACTCCATTCCTTCTTGTGTTATCTATCAGCTACTTCATTTGTTAAGCTGCACTCCTCTTCAGCAAGTTTGCATAAATGTAGCTAAGGGTTGCACAAGGTGTAATTTAGCTGGCAGAACTTTCAGACAGTGTACAACAAGGAAGAGATGTTTATTCAGATCCTAGGTTAAATTTGCAGGACTTGCAATGAGATGCCTCTGCTTTACTTCTGAGCTGATTACATAGGATATCGAGTCTTAGAAAGATGAACCCCACAATCCTAGTTTTTACCAAAACTGTTTAATAAGAAAACAGCACAGTAGATGAAATCTTGCAATCAGATATATTCCTTCTTGCTCTCGTACCTGGATTTCCCCAGACCATAAATCAAttattcatttttgtatttacttcttaccttccttttatttttaagaatgCAGCCTATAGCTCCTATAATTGGTAGTTGGGTACTTTGCAAGGATAATTTAAAAACAGTAATCAGCACCACCAACTGGTTCTTCAGAATTATTCTTTGGTCAACTTGGATTAAATCTTACAGGCATGCTGCAAAGCTAATCTGCTGGAGTTTTGGGGGCAAGTAGCATTAGGTTAAGGTTAGGGTATTTCAGGAGAGAATATTTATGCAGTTCTTGGTTGATTCTTATTGGACATGGGTTATAAAAAAATTACtgcatttttgtataattttAGAAATTGAGCACCTAGACTCTGGGATAGGTACTTCTATAAGAGAAGAAAATATTAACAAGTAAATATCAACTTTGGCTAGTCCATTAAGATtaacttcacccaccttgtctctctaacttctgttagaattatttttaatatggaaGCAAGTAGTTTCAGATATAAATAGCAATACCGTGGTCCAAAAAGCTTAAGTGGTAGCACCAGAACTGGTTAGAGAAGGTATCAAGGTAGCAGAGACTGTACACATCTAACTCTGAATGTGAGAGGGTGCAAGTCTATTTTGTCATCATGTACTGTAGCAGAGATGTTCCCATTACTGGAAATTTTCAGAACTCTTGCAGACTGAAGGTTAAGCAGGCATCAGCCTGGCAGTTGCTGGAGATTTCACTGCAACTCCAGCTCCCAGAGATATTTGAGAACTACCTCCTTTCCTCAAGCCAGTTGTAGGTACTGTACAATGGTGCACAGAAATTTACACACACTTCTAAACTGAAAAGCCACATCTATATCTCTATCTAGTACAGCTGGCACTACatgggaggaggaaaagggaaaGCAGATAGGGTTAAACTTCTTAAGAGTGAAGAGAATAGGCAGATGGGTGTCTAAGGCTATTCAGGGTTCTAAACTCTAATGACCAGTCACTGCTCACCTGAAGTGAAATGCCTAACAAAGAAGTTTGTTTTTGGTCCCCACTAGTTGGAAACTTAAGGGGGTATTGCGCTTGGCTATACTCAAGAATTCAGACTGGGATGGAATTTCAAAAACAGTTTTGCTTCTACCTAGTAGGTGAACATCTTACCTTAGCTTGTATTTCCATTTTTAGTGTGGAGCCAACAATAGTTAAGACATCACTAACAATAATCAGGATGTACCACCCATTGACAAATTCCATTTGATCTGTGAAAGATACTTCTTTCTTATGATGATGTCGGAAAAAACTTACAAATtcctagaggggaaaaaaaggaaaggcAGCTACAGTCAAACTAAATTTAAACAGCTCAAAAGCATTCCTTAGGATAAGTTATACCCACCCTTTGGAGCCGAAATCCTTTAATGACTGATCGTGTGCAGAGGATCAACGAGGCTAAACAAGTCAATATGACAAAGGCATCAAAGATCATCATGTAATGAGTATTCTTTTgtactgcaaaaaacaaaaaacccaaaacatgttTATAATTGTGCACAAACACAATGGATTTTGCCTGTCTAAGAGTATCCATTTAACTCAAGTCTGAATCACTATGTATATCCAGTTTGGATTAAGATAATTTAGAGTTTCACCCATTAAAGCTTAGAGATATAGGAGCATGAAGTTGATGAGCATCTCAGTATGATAGATCAACACTCACCAAGTTGTAGGCTTAAACAAACCAGTATATTGCACTTATGCCCAAGACAAGGCAAGCCATCTGGCAAGTTATTTCAGTATTAATGTATCTCCTGCCTCCCTGTGCAAAGACGACATGCAAATTCAGATTCAAGAGGAAACAGCTTTCAGCTTTGGTTAGAATATTTTTAGTTCTTTACTGGCATTCTTGAACAAGTTGTACAGATAGCACGTTTTACTGACCTTGTCAGTGCTTGAAGGCATGAGACAGTCATGTGAATACTATTTGCATCTTGGAGCAAATACATAGTTGCTAACATGGTAGAATTACatttttctgttgtgtatttgcaACTTAGATTTATACAGATCTAAAAGACAGCTGTATAGACAGTCATGCATTACACTGACTGCAAATATTAACAGTATTAAACTTTGACTAGTACTTCTCATTTAGAAGACCTATAACTACTCCATGGGTTTCCTAGATCACAAGCCAACATGATTTTACAGTATCTTCTTGAAAATGAGCAGTTGTCTTAAAATAACCCCATGTCATCATAATAGAGGCGTCTCCAGTGTCCCATGGGAGCACGAGATACTGTTCCTCATTTTACAGCGACAGGAATGGAAGCCTTTAAATAAATAGACATTCAGTGTCAGTCAGAAACTGATCCCAGATCTTCTCAGTTCCAGTCCAGTGTCTTAtccactgaaccatccttcctgtcCCAGAGCAATGCAGGTAACTGGTACACAGCTGCACAGGCAGTCAAGACCCAAGTAGTACAAGTTGTGCTGAACAATTACTCTAACCAATGTTGCTTTTAATAAAAAGTGTATATTAAGAATGAGACACAATCAAGACATTTAGGCAGACGAAGGTTTGCACCAGAACTATGTTAAAGGGTTAAGACATTTTATACAAGAGTTTTCCTATAAAACTAATATATTTGAAGCCAGATAACCATCAGAAAAGGATTAAAGTTCCAGTACTAAAAACAGGATGCTTGCTTTAGACAACCCTTATCTCCCACAAAAGGTATTCTAGTGATTACATTGGTCTCTAAAAATCATTGTAACACACAAAAGACTCTACAACTGCTTATTAATCCAAGCAGGTTTTGAAACAAGCAAGCTATCAATCTAAAAATAGGGTGCTGAAGTGCTATCTGACCTCAAGATGGTACCTGCTGCACCATTCCACAAAAGATACATGTTGACCTTTTGTATATCCAAAAATCTCTGCCATATATGTAGCTATGTGCTCACATTTGAGCAATTTTTGCAACTTAATTCAAATggataaaaaaaattgtgtttggggttggttttttttgggctGTACTTGTAAAACAAATAGACTTGACTAGTATGTTTCACCACTGATTTGAGATTAAGTTACAAAAGAATCTCTTGGATTGACCTGTAAAAATGTTAGTGCGAGGCACATTTTAAACAGGGCACCACATCCTAATATAGATCATCACACAAGTCTGATATAAAGCACTTTCTTTCAGCACTGCATGATCCATTTGGGCTAGCATGCCATCTAGTGAACAGTTGGTGAAACGCAGCTAATAGGGCTAATTGAAGCAAGGAAAAAACGTGAAAACAAAAAGGTTTCACAAACAGAATATTTTGAAAACTACTGTGTTTCATTGTCCTCTCCACTCCTCCTTTTCCACTGAATGCAATAGATTGAGGGCCAGGATGGGTCTTTTCTTTCCCctgcccctttaaaaaaaaaactccctCCGCCTCCCAAATTTTTCCTTTTGTCACtgactttttttggggggtgggggtccaaAAATTTCTAAAGTTAAAGTGGAAAAGTAAAAACCTGGATCTCATTCACCCTACTGGGGCACTTAGTGGCAAAAAGCCATTTATGAACAGTTTCTGGTTTAAAGAAAGGCTATTTCTGATCAAAGTGTCAAACAAagtgttttgaccagctctaatatctACTATTCTTAAATTGGTTTGAAATAGTCATTAAGTTCCAACATGCGGTACCTGCTGTacaagacaatccctgccccaactgGTTTATAATGCAAGTAAGTACTTAAGATACTTGTTAGGTACCGTTGGTATGAATCACATCACAACTTGATTTCAAATTAAATCAAATCCTTGGTACAGTCAGTTACACATGCTAACATTTAGATATATTTCTAGCCACTCCATATTAATACAGGTGAGGAAACTTACTGGATACAGCCTTTGCACATGTTAGAATAAAAAAGTGAATTATGTAAGAACCAGCTTTACTTTTCCACCACCATCATTCAGCTTTGGCAGACTTATATAGTGCTAGCCTTTTTGTACTAAAAAGTCCATAAAAACAATCCAACTCCGTATGGTCAATgatacatctagcccagtatcttatcttccaacagtggccagtgccagatggttcattgggaatgaacagaacagggcaattgtaAAGTGACCCATCCTGTCTTCTAGTccaagcatctggcagtcagaggcttaggaacacccagagcatgggactgcatccttgaccatcctggctaataagtTCAttgaggataagtccatcaatggctatcaaattattttttgaaccctattgTAGTTTTAGCCCTCAATATGACagggcaacaagttccacaggttgactgtgttgtgtgaagtacttccttttgttttaaacctgctgcctattaatttcacttggtgacccttGGGTCTTGTGTTATGCAAATAGGATAAACACTTCCTtaatcactttctccacaccattcatgattttatagactatcattcatctcttttctaaactgaacagtcccagtctttttaatctcttctcagatGAGAGCTGTTCactacccttaatcatttttgttgtcgtTCTCAGTACCTTTTCCCATTTCTAATACATTTTTTGAGAAGAGGCatctagaattgcatgcagtattcaaagtgtgggcataccatgtatttatacagtggcactgatttttttcttctattattatatatccctttcctaatgtttcctAGGATTCTTAGCTTTATTGACCACTGCAGCATGTTGTGGATAGTGGTATGACGATGCCTGCTCAATTactaagatctttcttgagtgcgGGGTGGAGGTCTAAATTTTCTTTTACATCACTTGTGTCTGTTTggcattatgttttccaatatgcatttatcaacacaatttcatctgccattttgttgcccagagaTTTTgagagattcctttgtaactcttcgcagtcagctttgcatttaactatcttgagtaaattttgtattgtctgcaagctttgctacctcactgttgaaccctttttccagatcatttataagcATGTTGAACAACACTCATCCccatacagatccttggggggcaccactacttacctctctccagtctCAAAATAGACCATTTATTTTCATCCCTTGTTTCCTGCTTTACATAACTCCCCATATTAGTTGGCAAGTTGAAAATGAAAGAGGATGAGAAGATGGAACAAAACCCCATCCAGAGTGGATGAATTCTGTATCAACATGACGAGTTCAAAACATTTTATGGATGCCTTAAAGTATTTTAACTTAGTGGTTACTTACTTGATCCAGAAACATGCCAGTCTCTACATTCCCTGATGGCAATATCATTGTCCAGACTTATTTTAATTCTTCCACTATGTGCTTTGTTATCAAACACTATCTGTGTGAAGAACAGAGATTTTGTATAAAGTTACAGGTGCTTATATATAAAATTTTTAAGCTTTATATTTCATAACAATGACCCATAATATTCTTAGGAGGAAAATTAGGAAGCTTGGAAATTTCCAACTAAGATAATACATATTTACATACATAAATTTGACTAACAGAAAAAAGGTACAGTCTGATTTAGTTATTTGCTATAATTACTCTGTTCTATTTGTTGGAATATAAATTAAATCAATAATTTAAATTACAATCCCATTCTAGTCTGAACTTCACAACCATTCTTAGAAGGCTCTCTTTAGAGAGAAgagaaagtttttttgttttttttttaaactatacttGTGCGCTCAAAGGCGGAGGTTTAAATTTCTTATAGTTGCTGTCTGGTAGCATTTGGTTAATGGTTTAAGAGGAGAGCCTATCAACAAAGGTTGGCAAAATGTCTTGTGGCTCCCAAAGCACCAACCTTCGACTATTTATAGGCTACTGTAAGCTATAGCAGCCCCCTCGACCCACTCACCATGATAACTGAGCCCTGGTGCGCAACCATGTTTGAATATATATGTAATGTATAGTACACCCCCTATGAAGGTATCAACATATGCAAGAATTCTTACTATGGTGAATACAAAATATACTGAAGTATTCACTTACTGCCAAAGTAAAGTCATAACAGTCCGGGAGTTCATGGTGACGAACTGTCTGGAGATTGATTGCTTTCAGTTTAAAGGTAAGCTGTACTGTTACAAGTCTGGAAGGCAAGTTTGAATTAGCTTTTCATAGTActagaatcacacacacacacacacacacacacactcattccaCCTCACCTATGGAAGTCCAGAGTGAAATTGAACTTGTGCTTTCCCAGTGTTCTGTTTTCCAAAGGCATCATTGGCTCAACATAGAAACATTCTGCCATGAAGAAAGAGGCACAAACACTAGATGGATTCAGTATCGGTTTGAAACAAATTCACTACCAACCCCCCAGCGGGCATAAAAGCTATTGACTAAAGTCAAAATAGCACTCTCTCTCAAATAGATCAGTCATTTTAGAGATCAGTTTGCAAGATTATAGACTTTCTTGCACTCCAGCTCAATTCATTCTTGACCCAAGGCACACTTGAAGAATTAACATTAGTTGTttacttccttacctcacagggatgttgtgatggtAAATGGATTAGTAAATGCATTAATAAATGCAAGAGGCTTCATAATATGGTGATGGATGCTATAGAAAAGCCTCTAAGTCAGTCAAAATACCAATAGCATTGGCTAAAGCTAGTGCTACTTCCCTCAACATAAGGGCATTAGAATTGCAAGTAATTTAAAAAGTTACAAAGCTTTACACGTTTCACAAATGTTAGGTTACAATAAGAGTTTAAAgacagactacatgatcacaaaaATCTAGAACAGATTATGCTGGAAGAGAAACATTTGTAGATTCCATGACCGTTTAATACAACTATAAAATACTGATTAGGTTTGAGGAAAAATTGAAAACCAAAAAGTTTACTGAGTATAAATAAAGAGTTCAGACAAGATAAGGTAGGTGTGTCACCAGTTTCAATGTTGGGGTCAATATCAAAGGTGTCATTTCCAGGACAGATGCTTCCTCGCTTGTAGAACTGTTGACAGATTGCCATAGCTGTTTCTTCTGCTTCTCTCCTCTCATAAGCATGATTTCCAACAGATATGTTGCGCAGCTGTAAGTACTAAGTCAGAACAATAAGAGTCAAACTGAATTAGATGTCAAGTCACGCCTAGGCTGCTACATCTGAAAAAGTCAGTCAGTATTCGTTTGAATGTAGACTATAaccattttattgtttaaaaaaaaagtcacctatACACCACACTCCTCCGCTGGACTTGTCCACTAACTTCAAGAGAGTTTTGCTTGGACAAAGTTCCAGATTAGATCCTAAACAAACAAGTAgcattttctgttaaagttctCTCTTTACAAATCCCTAGGATGACCctaattcattatttttaaagcacttgGAAATCCTTGCATTAAAGCCATTAGACATGAAAAGCATACTGATAAGACTTGGGAGGCAACAGCCTCAAAACGTTTAACACTGGGGCATGAAGATCACTAGTACCAGATTTTTCCAAGTAGTCACTCAAGGCCTTCATCTGTCAATCTGATTCAGGATTTATCCCAGGCATATGGCAATATTGTAGTTTGTTGCTTAGTCAAAATTGACATAAAAATTAGCCATTTGGTTTGACAGTAGTATTTCATTTGATCCTAGAGGTACAGTGCACAGATCCTCTCGCGTGAGGTGGTGATGCTACAAAAAGCAGCCACACTAGCACATTCTGGCCATAGACCTAGCATATCTGACTCTGGAAAAGTTACTCAACATACAGGACCCTGGGATGCCCTAGAGTAGCCAGAGCAGTTCTTATaccatgtttcagagtagcagccgtgttagtctgtatccgcaaaaagaacaggagtacttgtggcaccttaaagactaacaaatttattttagcatgagctttcgtgagctgcagctcacttcttcggatgcatagaatggaacacacagacaggagatatttatacatacagagaacatgaaaaggtggaagtatgcataacaggaaaagtctaatcaattgagatgagctatcagcaggaggaaaaaaaattttgaagtgataattaagatggcccatagaaggtgtgaggagaacttaacatagggaaatagattcaattagtgtaatgacccaaccattcccagttggtttaggccagagttaattgtatctaatttgcatattacttcaagttcagcagtttctctttggagtctgtttctgaagtttacAAGAtcttatgcatacttccaccttttcatgttctctgtatgtataaatatctcctgtctgtgtgttccattctatgcatccgaagaagtgagctgtagctcacgaaagctcatgctaaaataaattggttagtctttaaggtgccacaagtactcctgttcttatacCATGCTTTTCCCTGCTTCCAGCATAGGAGGGTGTGGCTGGGGTTTTTCCAATAGTCTTGCCAATACTCCGCTGCAACTTTGGCTTCTTGGCAGTTCATAGCAGACCAGGTTGTTCCCtcttcacacacacagagtttgtCTCCAGGTCTGTTTCCTGCAACTCTAGAAAAATTTTTTTCTATCTATGGCCCTtattcagaggtgaaagtaagacGGTCCGGTACAGTATgccgtaccggcaagagccagtatgccgtgctgGACTGCAGCGGCTTCCAtagcggggattgaaagggctctgggctgcccgccgctgcgggcagcccagagccctttcaatcccagccacatctctggcagctgggctggggctgggatttaaagggctcggggctcccctcagtggcaggagctttgggccctttaaattcctgccccagccccgcaaagctcagggttcccccGGCAGCAggtgccccgggccctttaatttgcccctgagccccgggggggctcccagccacctcttcagctgggagcccgtggttgatttaaaggccctggggctcccagccacagccggtgccccagggcctttaaatcttgaggccacgccccttctgaATGAGGCCACGcctccctcaggactccagcagtagcggtaagtcctgtaagttactttcacccctgcccttaTTACTGTAGTATCCAAGTGCCTCACAGTCCAACCTATATACTCtcacacacccctgtgaggtaggatgGGGAACGGAGGAAAATAGAGGCTTAATTACttgcccaggtcacacaggaagtttgtggcagagcagagagttGAACTCtactcccaagtcctaggctagctCCCTAGCCATGGCACTATCCTGACTTTTCTAGGCAGACAGTATCATGATAAGTTGTCCCCTTGAATCTTAAAATGACAGTCTTGTAAGATATTTAAGAAATAGGAGCATATCCCTCAAACAGTTGCCCAGAAGTTTGGAATGAGAGAATTGTTGTTCTTTGGCAG is part of the Mauremys mutica isolate MM-2020 ecotype Southern chromosome 8, ASM2049712v1, whole genome shotgun sequence genome and encodes:
- the MCOLN3 gene encoding mucolipin-3 isoform X6, coding for MEEKGTGADCEMQFFYCYPPKEMENAAVVVSSCSSHEDENLYSYKQHPSISQELLLEDQLRRKLKFFFMNPCEKFWARGRKPWKLGIQLLKIVMVTIQLVVFGLSNQMVVAFKEENTVAFKHLFLKGYTERLDDTYAVYTQTDVYDQIFFAINQYLQLRNISVGNHAYERREAEETAMAICQQFYKRGSICPGNDTFDIDPNIETECFYVEPMMPLENRTLGKHKFNFTLDFHRLVTVQLTFKLKAINLQTVRHHELPDCYDFTLAIVFDNKAHSGRIKISLDNDIAIRECRDWHVSGSIQKNTHYMMIFDAFVILTCLASLILCTRSVIKGFRLQREFVSFFRHHHKKEVSFTDQMEFVNGWYILIIVSDVLTIVGSTLKMEIQAKSLTSYDVCSILLGTSTMLVWLGVIRYLGFFQKYNVRISWDLHALLILTLRSALPNVIRFCCCAVMIYLGYCFCGWIVLGPYHVKFRSLNMVSECLFSLINGDDMFATFAKMQQKSYLVWLFSRLYLYSFISLFIYMVLSLFIALITDTYETIKHYQQDGFPETELHDFISQCKDLPNSGRYKLEEESPVSIFCCCKRS
- the MCOLN3 gene encoding mucolipin-3 isoform X4; protein product: MEEKGTGADCEMQFFYCYPPKEMENAAVVVSSCSSHEDENLYSYKQHPSISQELLLEDQLRRKLKFFFMNPCEKFWARGRKPWKLGIQLLKIVMVTIQLVVFGLSNQMVVAFKEENTVAFKHLFLKGYTERLDDTYAVYTQTDVYDQIFFAINQYLQLRNISVGNHAYERREAEETAMAICQQFYKRGSICPGNDTFDIDPNIETECFYVEPMMPLENRTLGKHKFNFTLDFHRLVTVQLTFKLKAINLQTVRHHELPDCYDFTLAIVFDNKAHSGRIKISLDNDIAIRECRDWHVSGSIQKNTHYMMIFDAFVILTCLASLILCTRSVIKGFRLQREFVSFFRHHHKKEVSFTDQMEFVNGWYILIIVSDVLTIVGSTLKMEIQAKSLTSYDVCSILLGTSTMLVWLGVIRYLGFFQKYNVRISWDLHALLILTLRSALPNVIRFCCCAVMIYLGYCFCGWIVLGPYHVKFRSLNMVSECLFSLINGDDMFATFAKMQQKSYLVWLFSRLYLYSFISLFIYMVLSLFIALITDTYETIKHYQQDGFPETELHDFISQCKDLPNSGRYKLEEESPVSIFCCCKRSSIIGH
- the MCOLN3 gene encoding mucolipin-3 isoform X1 yields the protein MEEKGTGADCEMQFFYCYPPKEMENAAVVVSSCSSHEDENLYSYKQHPSISQELLLEDQLRRKLKFFFMNPCEKFWARGRKPWKLGIQLLKIVMVTIQLVVFGLSNQMVVAFKEENTVAFKHLFLKGYTERLDDTYAVYTQTDVYDQIFFAINQYLQLRNISVGNHAYERREAEETAMAICQQFYKRGSICPGNDTFDIDPNIETECFYVEPMMPLENRTLGKHKFNFTLDFHRLVTVQLTFKLKAINLQTVRHHELPDCYDFTLAIVFDNKAHSGRIKISLDNDIAIRECRDWHVSGSIQKNTHYMMIFDAFVILTCLASLILCTRSVIKGFRLQREFVSFFRHHHKKEVSFTDQMEFVNGWYILIIVSDVLTIVGSTLKMEIQAKSLTSYDVCSILLGTSTMLVWLGVIRYLGFFQKYNVRISWDLHALLILTLRSALPNVIRFCCCAVMIYLGYCFCGWIVLGPYHVKFRSLNMVSECLFSLINGDDMFATFAKMQQKSYLVWLFSRLYLYSFISLFIYMVLSLFIALITDTYETIKHYQQDGFPETELHDFISQCKDLPNSGRYKLEEESPVSIFCCCKRFNRGSCCLDPEITCSPQMPYPMEVLKLGAHLRIWTVKSVASAQEYS